The sequence below is a genomic window from Bombus fervidus isolate BK054 chromosome 2, iyBomFerv1, whole genome shotgun sequence.
ACGCATTCAAACTGACAACACCGTGGGTACTTCACTTTTTTgttcttaaattttttttccaaagatattcaaattattaattaatcaaagtGTATTGTATGTTTCAGAGTTAGGTACTTTAATACAATTACTTCCAAGTTTTCCACTTTTCTCGTGGTATCTCTGTGTAAAAAGTGTAACTATAAtgctaatataataataattataatagtaaGTTGCACAAGGCAATAGTCTTGTGTGGCCGTTAGAATGTGTGCTTCCGGCCGATTTCCCCACTCCCCTCCCCCCAAAAAACTTCCTGGCACAATGACAACTTTCGACAATCTCCACCCTCCACTTCGAGATCAAAAAGATCTTGCGGTTTGCACTTAGTGTTACCtctgtttatattattattctttcatGGGGGGGATAGGTGTGCAGCTGATTTTATGATGTTAATATAGCAACTGAATGTTGACGGAATAATGTTCCAATTAGCGATTGGCATTTTTGAGCTGATTAGAGAGCCAATCGAGGCCCTCGTAAAGTCCGTCTCCACTTGTGGCACACGTTGCTTGAATGTACCAATTGCGATTACGGAGAGAGTGCAGTCCCAACTTGTCGGTAATCTCTGCTGCGTTCATTGCATTTGGGAGAtcctaaaatattaattagttCATAAGTACAATCTAAAATACATAActtattcgtttaatttattcttcttcAATTCCATTGACAAAGTCTATACATTTGACATGGGTAATATGTAATGTTTACATAACAAATGTTATATGCTATCAAAATACTCTATGCCCTCATATAACACAATGAAAGAGATACAACTCATATTAGTAACTCAGGAACTATACTCACTTGTTTGTTAGCAAATATAAGAAGTACTGCATCTCTAAGTTCATCTTCTGCCAACATTCTCATCAATTCTTCACGCGCTTCACCGATACGTTCCCTATCATTACTGTCAACGACGAATATTAATCcctgaaaagaaatttaatctatgaaaataattttattagagATAAGGcatattttaagtaaaatgtaaaataaactaTTATGTCTGTctagataataattttttacacaTAGAGATACAATTTAATTgttttcaaaatgaaaatttaattaataaattgcatACTTGTGTATTTTGAAAGTAATGTCGCCAGAGAGGTCTGATTTTGTCCTGACCACCAACGTCCCATACAGTAAAACTTATATTCTTGTATTCAACTGTTTCTACATTGAAGcctaaaatttacaatatttatttagtaaaCTATATCACTTGATACATAATATCATTTCTTGTATGTATtaacacacacgcgcgcgcgcgcgcgtacacacacacatgatatatgtaacaataaataaataaatatatatatataatatagattataaaataaaaaatatatatcatcgatatttaaataaaagaaaaataaaaacagaacCATATTTACCTATAGTGGGAATTGTAGTAACAATTTCCCCTAactttaatttgtataatattgtgGTTTTACCCGCTGCATCAAGGCCTACCATTAAAATCCTCATTTCTTTTTTGCCAAAAAGGCCTTTAAATAATGTTGCAAACATATTCCCCATGATTAATGCTGATTATGTAAATACCTAGAATAATAAAACACTAGATTAATGTCCCATTTTATCATAtacacaaaataaaatttaaaaaaatcatagATCGAGAAACTAGAGAGAAAGCTAGATTAAATGAACTGaagttttatttgatatatattacataaagcAAATCACATAAACaatctaatttaattatatcacaatGAATTCTTTATTCTTCATTCTTTCACTAAACAATATTTACATgtgaatatacaaaatatatctatatcttaTTCAAAGATGTGCATAAACATGTGAATGCTTAATCAAAAAATGATTAACATGGGTAAGAGCATCATTTGCAACAACACGTAATAACGAAAGTAGGACATTATCAAAACATAATTATCacgaaattgatttttaaaattagtCGGAAAAGATATATGCCCGACATATGCAAGAACACAATGTACATACGATCAACgtgcaataatatatatcgggctcaaaattgtttcgaaataaataactttcacaaaacgaaatcgatcgaaataatggaaaaattcgaaacgtgtgtacctgagtacacaaaagACACGTTTCGTGgctgaaaaataatatgaaaaattatgtacGTAGACGGCGGTGATAAGAGTAGAAACATGCGTAAAGTGCTCCAATACGCTGACACAAAGGCCGAAAAGCTAACCTGCACATTTACAGGCTAACACGCTTAACAGTAATCAACGAATATTTCGAACAACGTTAAATTATAGACtttaattaaatcgaattgaaataaagaaaaagaaaaaaatattgtgtGTAGAAGCACGCACGAGATGCTCACGCTGCCCGCTTATTGATTCTCATTTTAATACATCGCTATGATTATCGGAGTAGCATACCGTGTTAAGGATCACTCTTAGAGCGTTTCACACTGGTGATCTTATTCACTTTTTTAAAATCGTCAACAGGCTACCTAAAACGCCAATACCGTGGTATTGCGACAAAGGCGGAAGATATTGTGCGGTTTGCGAAGCCACTGCGTACACCCGGTTGTCTGTCACCTTCGACCTACTCCCCAGCGCAAATCGTCGAAAGGTTCCCCGCTCAAAGTTCCATTATATAGAAACGTCGTCTAATTATTGAGACTCGCCCGTAATGTCACGTTGCTGGATATAAGCCACTTGCGTTACTTACGTTTTCAgtaaaaaagattatattcACGGGAAACGATAAAACATAAAACCAACACTCTCGAAAAGTACCGTATGTCAAAATGGCGGACGTGGAAAGGATTCATACCTTATGCCACGTATAGGGCCCACAAAATTCTCCGATTGGCTAAGCCGGTCACGTGACCGAGGAAAAATCTTCGGTGATATACCTACAGTACGCTAGGTGGCGATACAGTAAGAGAACACCGGTAAAGTCATCAAAAATTCCGAAAGTGTGTATAGGTGAATAAGCGTGCTCACGGTCGTATGCACAAGTCTGGCAACTATCGTGGTGGGGGCAACGCTATTAGTGAAAGCCAAATGTTTCTCGATTTGCCCGCTAAACAGTAAAACACTTCAAGTCAAGAGTTTGAATTGCATATGTGTAATATAGCATAGACACGCGAGTGTATAGTAACTATTCTAAgtatactatatatgtatatcagcgggagtataaatatataaatatataaatatatatatatttatatatatattgttttctATAACTTCTAGATCGTAGCGCTCTATGGTTAGTGGCTGATTTATAAAGCACACGTTATGAAGTTAAGAACCTTACGTCCGCTTTGAGAATTGCTACCTATGTATACGACTTTGGACGACATGGACGTGCTCTAACACCGTTGATGGAAAGGTCCACACTCATGAAAGCGAAATaccctttttctcttcttaattatcaattctaataatgtaattatgtCTTATCAATGATTCAAGATCATGTAGTACGAAGTTATACAGTAGTGTAACctattacgtatatatattatatatatgtatttctctgtgaaagaatttaatttattttgtgcTAAATCATGGTGTCATGTGAATATGAAAAGTTAATGATCAGAAGTAATAAATAGTAGGTTATGAGCAGGAATATCAATTTTTGAGTGCTAGTATgtttttagtttatatattccGATTTATGTAATAACTGGAATTATGTTATCGGTATGAATGTTTATGTTCTCTTTtgcatttatcatttattagaATACTATTAACGCTACTACTAATAACGctctgttttattttaactcTTTCGTAAactgttttttattttgttaatgaatcataatttttaagtagatttgtaattgtttattcttttatacacCCGGAGTATGGTATTTTTCATCTAATGTTCCTTCTCCATAAAGTTGGCATTCTTCTATATTGTATGGGATATCTGTTAGTATTTCTAATGTTTCGACTAATTTCCCTGGTTTTCTGTAAATATTGTAGTTATTGTACAGTGACCAGCATAGTTAGTGATAGAATATTTATGATTAAATTATGTTACTTTGGTAGGAAAGCAACCGTGATTGTGAAATAACAGCCTTGGTAGTTATATTGACTTGACAATGTTCCATGCCTTTTATCAGTCATAAATTCTTTGGTTTTggactttttatttattctacaaTTTACACTGCATACTAATGAAAATCAATCAATAAGGCATCAATAAATCAATCAAAATCAATCTAgttaatgtataatgttaaaataatactaaTGTATATAGATACTAAAGAAGATAACAATTATGGCCATACTTGATAAGTTTCTGATAGTTAATGATAGTTTCTTTGCATCACCTATGTAAACAAGACCAAAATCTAATGTGTATGATGATAATTTTAACACTGGTAAccatatttgtaaaattaattctaagTCCTAAAATCACATAAATTTAAGTATTTATTATGCTCATTCAAGcagaacaaaaaagaaaaatgattaatactTGATATCGTTTATCAGAATGTATAATGTGTAATGGTTCTCTTATTGTGATCTTTGGATCATGGAAATCTTGATCTGAACTTGTATTCATTATAGtttgaattaatttctcttGTACAATACATGCTACTTTTACCTataaaaagaatgttactcaaaatttgtatttctgcCAAAGACAAAGATAAATTACTTCAATATATCCATTTGGATTTATGCATATAATTCCAGATTTAGATAGATCTGCTTCTCCATAAACTGATGTAGATTTGATATAAAATGGTTCATATGTTTCTAAAGCTATTTCTATTAGCTTGTTTTTAGTGTTGtacaaaaataatgttttagtTAGTCTAAGAAAAATAGATTAGGTgaagaaatattctattctttgaataagaatatttatattttgtaattttacataCTCTAATCTTTTCCTTCGACTTCGTATTACTTTACTGGCGCAACATATAAATGTTCTatcaaatttagaaatattaaaatccaaTGTAGATTTAGTAATATTTGCAGTAACATCAATTTCTAcaggagaaaaataattgcCACTCTGTCTAGCATAATAGTTATCTCTGtacctattattattatatagtgTCATATAATTCACTGTAGATATTTTACATTGATTTGTATCATAAGTCAGTTATACAAACATATCATTTGGAGCAACTCGTAGAAATCCAagaattttgcaaaaaaattCTCCTTTAATACTTTCATTTGTTTCCATCATAGCTTTGTATCTTTCAAGTTGTATATCAATAATTAGGGAGGTATTGCTTTTGGGTAGGATGAACATTTCTCTAGGGGTAACCTTGTAAGATACCaaaatgttttctttattattcatatGTGCAATAtgtttttcttaatattttaagaagatCTAGATGTTTTTTCACCGTGCATATGCTTGTATCAATTAAACCATAGTAAGGAAGTAtcgaaatttgtatttcaatgTCTTTCCTCTCTGCTATATTATTTGCatcttttgtatatttacTTTCACTTTTTGAACATCTATTGGAGCTACTGGTGGTATACTGTTTGGAAATTTCATCATTACACATCCAGGATGAGGTCATGTGTGAGGATTCCCTAAGATAATTCAGaaaatgtaattgtatatttttgatgACTATTACATTgctattgaaaatatttacatgtaaCTAGATGTTATAATATCACTAGTGTTGCTGAATTCACTAGAATCACATGTATGTAAGCCTTTTGAGTATGGATAGTGTTTTTCTAAGTGTATTTCACTATTAGTCTTCTGCTtagtatttcttaattttgatgCCAATTCGTCAGTAAATGGTGTATGAAAACTAAATGCTACATTAAAAGGCATTGATTCCAGAACTGGTTTGACTACAAATGTATGCCAGTCAATAATTATAGGCACCACGCTTGTATTtgtcaataatatttttctcttatgTAGGTGACTACCTACAGCTACCATTCCATatctacaaatatattttctaaaatactgaatttgaattttttaaaatagaaaaatgttagATATACCTAATAGTAGGTATATTAGATTCATTTCTATCAGAAATTGACAATGATATTGGTGATCCAACAACTTGTACACATATCCCTATAGTATACTGTGGTAAACCagcaatatttatttctaattcatCTACATAATAACCCCATGTATCAGCAAAAACATAAATGTCCACAGGCATGGCTTTGAAAGGACCAATATCTGAATTTAAGGGATCAACATAGACTACCATACCTGATCCAGGTTGTTTTACCTTGCACAATGTGTCTTCTGTAAATAGAAGAGTTTAttccaaaaataatatatttagaatttcataattttacgaGTAAACAATATCCTACCTATTAATTTCTTCTGCCGACTAAAAACTCGTTTATAAATAAACCTAATCCGATCTTCTTGCGACTTCCATTTACACGAACACATGATCGGATAAAAGTTCTTTATACGGAGCCAATAATTAGTTGGAATCGAAGTCtcgttttttattataaaagttttcttCTGCACTGAAGGTTGgaattattcgtttctttgtaaatataaatatttattttttcatttagaggagtatatttcctttcaaaattttaatcaagataCCTGTTCTTAACGATAAACCTGGAAATTCTATTACAACAGGCTGTGTAACCAGTGGTAAGAATTTTTCGTGGAATGGTACAATGCTTCCAGAGGAAACCATATCTTGCAAATAGTTATCATTTTCTGTTATGTTGCTCATCTATAGTCATTGagtcaaatatatatattatacaattgcgatagtaatatttatggtttgataaaaatgcaaaaactTTCCACTACCTGAATGATTTCTGAAGTACAAGTACTTAGGAAGGGCTGTTCGCCTGATTCATCAACTGCCACTTCTTGCATAGAAGGACCTGCTGAAGCATCTTTAAGAACCTCTCCTTGATCCAGATTCGTGTTCATTAGTTCTCGTTCCTCTCGCTTTTTGTACTTGTCTAATAATTTCTGCATAGTTGTACATTAAGATTGATAGTCCATTTGAATTACGCGCTTGAATTCCAAAATAttagtataattttacatcattattatcagaaaataatttatacaattttcgttcttttatGGATTGCCTTTCTAATTtgcagaaaattaaaaatttgtaatttttatttaaaaaattttaagcgtttgattgaaaaattaaaaatgaaaatttaaa
It includes:
- the Arf79f gene encoding ADP-ribosylation factor 1, which translates into the protein MGNMFATLFKGLFGKKEMRILMVGLDAAGKTTILYKLKLGEIVTTIPTIGFNVETVEYKNISFTVWDVGGQDKIRPLWRHYFQNTQGLIFVVDSNDRERIGEAREELMRMLAEDELRDAVLLIFANKQDLPNAMNAAEITDKLGLHSLRNRNWYIQATCATSGDGLYEGLDWLSNQLKNANR
- the LOC139996900 gene encoding uncharacterized protein, with translation MKLCVCPEKGEVLAKGTKKIEITITPVSEGIVQSLFIPCFVGDSRKMIMLGIECFIESLYVIFYFPLNDNTPLLMNNFVKVKWRADSLKLALDMAGKSRQHMKLLDKYKKREERELMNTNLDQGEVLKDASAGPSMQEVAVDESGEQPFLSTCTSEIIQMSNITENDNYLQDMVSSGSIVPFHEKFLPLVTQPVVIEFPGLSLRTVQKKTFIIKNETSIPTNYWLRIKNFYPIMCSCKWKSQEDRIRFIYKRVFSRQKKLIEDTLCKVKQPGSGMVVYVDPLNSDIGPFKAMPVDIYVFADTWGYYVDELEINIAGLPQYTIGICVQVVGSPISLSISDRNESNIPTIRYGMVAVGSHLHKRKILLTNTSVVPIIIDWHTFVVKPVLESMPFNVAFSFHTPFTDELASKLRNTKQKTNSEIHLEKHYPYSKGLHTCDSSEFSNTSDIITSSYMESSHMTSSWMCNDEISKQYTTSSSNRCSKSESKYTKDANNIAERKDIEIQISILPYYGLIDTSICTVKKHLDLLKILRKTYCTYE